A segment of the Leptolyngbya sp. NIES-3755 genome:
GCTATGAATCTGTTTACTACGACAAAATCATGGTGGCGGGACTTGCTCCAGAAAAGTTCTCCGCTTATGTGGGTCAGCAGATTCGCTGGGCACGAGGAATGGCACAAATTCTTCGGCTTGAGAATCCCCTGTTTAATCCAAAGCTGAAATTATCGATCGGTCAACGAATCTGCTACTTCAGTGCAACTTCTCACTTTTTCTATGGTTTTCCACGTTTAATGTATGCGCTGGCTCCTGCGATGTTCCTCGTGTTTGGAATTAATCCAATTCGAGGATTAGGACTGGAAACCTTGGCGTATGCACTGCCTCACTTCTTCGTTTCTACCTACGCGAACTACATCACTTACAAGAATGTCCGTTTCTCCTTCTGGAACGAAATCTATGAGTTTGCGATGTCCTTTCATGCTGGGATTGTGACGATGCTGGCGGTGTTCAATCCGAAGTTGGGAAGCTTTAACGTGACTGATAAAGGATTGTCTGTCACGAAGCGGAGCTTTGACTGGGGATCAGCGAAAGCATTGATGACTGTGGCATTGTTAGTTACGGCTGGAGTTGCCGCAGTTCCATTCTGGTTGATTCTGCGTCCTCAAGACTCGGAAGCGGTGTTAGTCAACATGGTTTGGAGCTTCTTTAACCTGATTCTGATTGTGTCAGCGTTATTGGTAGCATTGGAACAACCGCAATTGAGACGGGCACACCGACTCGATCGTAAATTGTCCGCAGTGCTTTACACAAATGGTGCAGTCATTCAGGGACGCACGATGAATGTAAGTGAAACGGGTTGTCAATTGATAGTGGATAACTGGGCGGATTTTCTCGAAGATGCTGAGATTGAACTAATTGGAGATTACGGCGCGAGAGCGTTTGTCAAAGGACAAATTATTCGTGTCGTTCCAGTGAGTGAAACTCAGGCGATGTTATCGATCGAGTTTATCGATCTAACTCGCGCTCAACTCGATGCTCTTAGTGTTGTGATTTATTCGGATGTGCGTGAGTGGTACTCTCAGCAACGGGAAAATGTAGATGACCCGTTCCAATCCTTCAGGTTCATTGTTGGGAGTTTGACTCGATCGTTTAAACAGCGTAATGCTGAACCAAGCAATGTCACGAGAGTTCGTAAAGAGATTCGTGCTTATGCTCAACTGTATTGGAGAGGGCAGTTTTACGCGGGTGTCGCCACTCGGATTAGTAATCGGAGCTTGCAACTGGAGATTCAATTGGATGCGATCGAAGATGTCAAACTTCTGAGTTATTATCAACCTCTTGTTGGGTTGCTCTTGAGTCAAACTGCGGATGAATCTTTGCCAAATCGGTTGTTGGCGAAGGTGGAGCAGATTGAATTTATTGACGATCGAACTATCATCGAGTTGCGCTTCCCGGATCAAATCATGCAGCGACAAGAAGATAAAATCAAACAACTTGTCGATACTTTGAATTAGATTGGTTTGGCATTTGATGAAAAGACCTTGATTGGAGATGTATCAATCAAGGTCTTTTACTTTACTATTTGCCGCGTACCGGATTCGCTCTTCGGACTATCGCATCTGCTGTAACGGCTAGAACAAGAACGGCTCCTTGAACAATGTTCTTAACGCTTTGATCCTGGTTCAGTAAGTCGAGTCCATTATCTAAGCTGCCGATGACTAATGCGCCTAGAATGACTGCCCAAACAGAGCCACGTCCTCCGAATAAGCTAACTCCACCAATGACCGCAGCTGCGATCGCATTCAGCAATAGAGTTGCACTAATTTGAGTTGCAACAGCAGTACTCCGAGAAGTCAGCATAATTCCTGCTACTGCCGCAAGAGTCGATGCCAGCGTGAACACTGCCATTTTCATCGCAATCACATTAATTCCAGCGCGTCTTGCGGCTTCTTCATTGCCACCGACTGCATACAAGTGACGACCAAACGGCGTTTTGCGGAGAATTAGCCAGAATGCAAGCACGATTCCCAGCGAAATCATCACAGCTTGGGGAACACCTTGATAAGTTTGGAACAGGAATACGATCAAGAAGATGCCTGCGAAAATTCCTGCAACTTGAGCGATCAAAGTGGTTGGACGTTTTACTGGAAGTCCAGCCTTGGTTCGTCGTTGGCGTTCGTACCAAACCCCGATCGCATAAAGAGCCGCAACCACGATCGGTAATCCCCAACCGACGATCGGACTAAGATAAGTTGGCGCTAAAGCACGAATCGCTGGATCACGAACAATCAAAGTCGTTTGCCGTCCAAGTACTAGCAGCAAAAATCCGGCATACCCGATTGAGCCTGCCAACGTCACAATGAACGATGGAACCCGCAGGATAGCAATGAAAAATCCATTGACTAAACCAATCACTGCACCTGTTATCAGTGCTGCCAAAATCGAGGGAACTGCTCCCCAGTTTTGATATACCGAAACAGTCGCCATCACTGCGGCACAAGCTTGAGCAACAGCAGCTAAACTGAGGTCAATTTCACCGAGTAATAGAACCAAAACCGCCGCAGTACTGAGGATACTAATGACAACGATTTGCTGAGTTAGATTGGTTAGGTTTCTGGCTTGAAGAAAAACGCCGCCTGTTGTGAGTTGGAAGTACAGCGTAATGAGTGCAAGCGTGAAGATCACTGGAAGGAATCCTAGATCGCCTCGCATTAGAGAACGTAGATTGAATGACGATCGCGTAAGATTTGACTTTGGATCGCTCATTTCTGCATTGACGGTAGAACGATCGTCTGTATTGGTTTTCATATCATGTCTGAGGAAGAAACGGCAGGATCGCGGTATTCTGCGCCTGTGATGGCAGCAACGACTTGTTCTGAAGTGGAATTTTTGATGTCAAAAGTGGCGGAACGTTGACCGAGACGCATGACGATCGCTCGATCGCAGACTTCAAAAACATCATGCAAGTTGTGAGAGATGACGACTACAGCGAGACCTTGCTGTTTCAATCGGTTGATTAGGTTTAGAACTTGCCGAGTTTGTGCAACACCCAGTGCAGCAGTAGGTTCATCAAGGAGAACGACTTTGGGTTGGCGGAGAATTGTTTTTGCCACCGCGATACATTGGCGTTGTCCACCGGAAAGCGTGGCAACTGGACGACGAACTGATGGAATTTTGACATCGAGCATTTTGAGAACTTCGATCGTGCGGCGTTCCATTTCGGTTTCGTCAAGCGCTTTTAGAACTCTAGGAATGATCCATCGGTAAGCTTCTCGACCAAGCCAGAGATTAGCAACGACATCGAGATTGTCACAGAGCGCTAAGTCTTGATAAACCGTTTCGATACCGAGACGAGTAGCATCTTGAGGAGATGCGATCGACACTAGATTTCCATCAATCAAAATCTCACCAGAATCAGGAACGTAAGCCCCTGACATGGTTTTGACGAGCGTTGATTTTCCTGCACCGTTATCTCCGACAAGTCCAACTACTTCGCCTGCATACACTTCAAAATCAACATTTCTCAGGGCTTGAACACCACCGAATGATTTATTGATGTTGCGGAGTTGGAGACGAGGAATAGCGCGATCGCTCTGTGTTCCAGTTTGAGTCGGTAAAACTGAGTTGTTCATAGTTGCGGTATTGATAGCGGGGTGACTTTGACATCACCCCAGTTTCATTAGTTGCGGCAGATACCCGTCGTATCGCCTGTGATTCCGTTACAGACTTCTTCCCGCTTCAGATAGCCATCTGCGAGAACAGTTTGTTGAACGTTGGTTTTGTCCACCGAGATCGGCGCAATCAGCGCAGAGGATAACTGTCCACCGGATTTCAAAGCGGTTTGACCGTTGACAACTCCGCCTGGATTTGTGCCGTTACTCAAAGCGGCAACTAATTGGGCAGTCGCTTGGGCTTCTTTCGCGATCGGCTTGTAAATCGTCATCGCTTGATCGCCCGTAAGAATGTTCTGAATTCCCGTCAAGGTTGCATCCTGTCCAGTTACGAGAATTTTGCCATCAAGTTTTTGCGATCGTAATGCAGCAATCACAGTGTTTGCCATCCCGTCATTCGCAACATAAGCAGCTTGGACGTTGTTCTTTTGCTGCGTCAAAATACCTTCCATGATCGATTGTGCTCTGGCGTTGTCCCAGTTTGGTGTGTATTGGTCAAACACAAGATTCAATTGTTTGCTATCGACTAAAGGTTGCAATGCTTTTAATGCACCTTCTCGAAACTGAAGCGC
Coding sequences within it:
- a CDS encoding cellulose synthase catalytic subunit (similar to AA sequence:cyanobase_aa:LBDG_00140), which gives rise to MTNSTPSKRYRSKGQRVLAWFVDLIPNFFDRLFQKNSASQLVLLMGLLLVLSVPLIVTPLEIWQQGIVAVVLVGLGWAVTDIEHKHAKGQTSEYLHLFMVWLSLITTFRYLYYRTNYTLNLTSGWLDATCSILLFLAELYAILTLALAFFQTLKLKERKPVDLSIIPEQQWFKVDIYIPTYSEDVEIVRKTALGALAIDYPADKKKVYILDDGRAEKFRERRGQLRQMCKELGCTLLTRDNNDHAKAGNINTALRRTGGDLVLILDCDHIPVRHFLKDTVGFFYSPKVSLVQTPHWFYNPDPFERNLQTGGKIPVGNELFYKVLQKGNDFWNAAFFCGSAAVVRKSHLLEVGGIAVETVTEDCHTSLRLHSLGYESVYYDKIMVAGLAPEKFSAYVGQQIRWARGMAQILRLENPLFNPKLKLSIGQRICYFSATSHFFYGFPRLMYALAPAMFLVFGINPIRGLGLETLAYALPHFFVSTYANYITYKNVRFSFWNEIYEFAMSFHAGIVTMLAVFNPKLGSFNVTDKGLSVTKRSFDWGSAKALMTVALLVTAGVAAVPFWLILRPQDSEAVLVNMVWSFFNLILIVSALLVALEQPQLRRAHRLDRKLSAVLYTNGAVIQGRTMNVSETGCQLIVDNWADFLEDAEIELIGDYGARAFVKGQIIRVVPVSETQAMLSIEFIDLTRAQLDALSVVIYSDVREWYSQQRENVDDPFQSFRFIVGSLTRSFKQRNAEPSNVTRVRKEIRAYAQLYWRGQFYAGVATRISNRSLQLEIQLDAIEDVKLLSYYQPLVGLLLSQTADESLPNRLLAKVEQIEFIDDRTIIELRFPDQIMQRQEDKIKQLVDTLN
- a CDS encoding putative ABC transport protein (similar to AA sequence:cyanobase_aa:LBDG_17780), whose protein sequence is MNNSVLPTQTGTQSDRAIPRLQLRNINKSFGGVQALRNVDFEVYAGEVVGLVGDNGAGKSTLVKTMSGAYVPDSGEILIDGNLVSIASPQDATRLGIETVYQDLALCDNLDVVANLWLGREAYRWIIPRVLKALDETEMERRTIEVLKMLDVKIPSVRRPVATLSGGQRQCIAVAKTILRQPKVVLLDEPTAALGVAQTRQVLNLINRLKQQGLAVVVISHNLHDVFEVCDRAIVMRLGQRSATFDIKNSTSEQVVAAITGAEYRDPAVSSSDMI
- a CDS encoding inner-membrane translocator (similar to AA sequence:cyanobase_aa:LBDG_17770), which translates into the protein MKTNTDDRSTVNAEMSDPKSNLTRSSFNLRSLMRGDLGFLPVIFTLALITLYFQLTTGGVFLQARNLTNLTQQIVVISILSTAAVLVLLLGEIDLSLAAVAQACAAVMATVSVYQNWGAVPSILAALITGAVIGLVNGFFIAILRVPSFIVTLAGSIGYAGFLLLVLGRQTTLIVRDPAIRALAPTYLSPIVGWGLPIVVAALYAIGVWYERQRRTKAGLPVKRPTTLIAQVAGIFAGIFLIVFLFQTYQGVPQAVMISLGIVLAFWLILRKTPFGRHLYAVGGNEEAARRAGINVIAMKMAVFTLASTLAAVAGIMLTSRSTAVATQISATLLLNAIAAAVIGGVSLFGGRGSVWAVILGALVIGSLDNGLDLLNQDQSVKNIVQGAVLVLAVTADAIVRRANPVRGK